From Haloarcula hispanica ATCC 33960, the proteins below share one genomic window:
- a CDS encoding pyridoxal-phosphate dependent enzyme yields the protein MRTCSVCDREYPREEPWRCSCGAPLDYASQPLPDSRPAQFSRTSGVWDFADFLPMDERVSLGEGWTPLVDAPGWDATFKLEYLHPTGSFKDRGAATVIAEALGVGADRVLEDSSGNAGLAVASYAARAGLDAEIYVPASAKEAKVRRIERTGADVVPVEGSRESVTAACIDAVESGAGWYASHAWNPAFFAGTATAAYEIAAQRNWSVPDAVVTPLGHGTLFLGLYRGFRALEQAGWTDAIPRILGTQAVGYSPIADEEGSTPDDAAANDLADGIHIRDPPRAQQVRHAIDETGGAAVAVSAAATERERDRLSGAGFHVEPTCATATAALPQFRERGELQDGDDVVVALTGRND from the coding sequence ATGCGCACCTGTAGCGTCTGCGACCGGGAGTACCCCCGTGAGGAACCCTGGCGGTGTTCCTGCGGGGCTCCGCTTGATTACGCCAGCCAGCCCCTGCCCGACAGCCGACCGGCGCAGTTCTCGCGAACCAGCGGCGTCTGGGACTTCGCTGACTTCCTCCCCATGGACGAACGGGTCAGTTTAGGCGAGGGCTGGACGCCGCTGGTCGACGCGCCCGGGTGGGACGCCACGTTCAAACTGGAGTATCTCCACCCGACGGGGAGTTTCAAGGACCGCGGCGCGGCGACGGTCATCGCCGAAGCGCTCGGAGTCGGAGCCGACCGCGTGCTCGAAGACTCCTCGGGCAACGCCGGGCTGGCAGTCGCGTCCTACGCGGCACGGGCGGGCCTGGACGCGGAGATATACGTCCCGGCGAGCGCAAAGGAAGCGAAGGTTCGCCGCATCGAACGGACCGGAGCCGACGTGGTCCCGGTCGAGGGGAGTAGAGAGTCCGTAACCGCGGCCTGTATCGACGCCGTCGAGAGTGGGGCGGGCTGGTACGCCAGTCACGCCTGGAACCCCGCGTTCTTCGCCGGGACGGCGACGGCCGCCTACGAAATCGCCGCCCAGAGAAACTGGAGCGTGCCGGACGCCGTCGTCACACCGCTCGGTCACGGGACGCTGTTTCTCGGCCTCTACCGCGGGTTCCGGGCACTGGAGCAAGCTGGATGGACGGACGCTATCCCGCGTATACTGGGGACGCAAGCGGTCGGGTACAGTCCCATCGCCGACGAGGAGGGCAGTACACCGGACGACGCTGCTGCCAACGACCTCGCTGACGGGATCCACATCCGCGACCCGCCGCGTGCCCAGCAAGTACGACATGCCATCGACGAAACCGGCGGTGCCGCCGTCGCTGTCTCCGCGGCGGCAACCGAGCGAGAGCGCGACCGACTCAGTGGGGCAGGGTTTCACGTCGAGCCGACGTGTGCGACGGCGACGGCTGCGCTCCCTCAGTTCAGAGAGCGGGGAGAACTCCAGGACGGTGACGACGTGGTTGTTGCGTTGACCGGACGGAACGACTAA
- the hisI gene encoding phosphoribosyl-AMP cyclohydrolase yields MTEVDLAFDEQEYIPAVAQDADTGEVLMLAYVTEEALRKTRETGEAHYYSRSRDELWHKGGTSGHTQAVEEVRVDCDGDALLYVVDQTGGACHTGYESCFHRTVDGETVGEQVFDPDDVY; encoded by the coding sequence ATGACCGAGGTCGACCTCGCGTTCGACGAGCAGGAGTACATCCCCGCTGTCGCACAGGACGCCGACACCGGCGAGGTACTCATGCTCGCCTACGTCACCGAAGAAGCGCTGCGGAAGACCCGAGAGACGGGGGAGGCCCACTACTACTCGCGGAGCCGGGACGAACTCTGGCACAAGGGCGGGACGAGTGGCCACACGCAGGCCGTCGAAGAGGTGCGGGTCGACTGCGACGGGGACGCGCTGCTGTACGTCGTCGACCAGACCGGCGGGGCGTGCCACACCGGCTACGAGTCCTGTTTCCACCGGACTGTCGACGGCGAGACGGTCGGTGAGCAAGTGTTTGACCCGGACGACGTCTACTGA
- the fer1 gene encoding ferredoxin Fer1, with amino-acid sequence MPTVEYLNYEVVDDNGWDMYDDDVFAEASDMDLDGEDYGSLEVNEGEYILEAAEAQGYDWPFSCRAGACANCAAIVLEGDIDMDMQQILSDEEVEDKNVRLTCIGSPDADEVKIVYNAKHLDYLQNRVI; translated from the coding sequence ATGCCCACGGTAGAGTACCTTAACTACGAAGTAGTGGACGATAACGGCTGGGACATGTACGACGACGACGTCTTCGCAGAGGCGTCAGATATGGACCTCGACGGTGAGGACTACGGGTCCCTCGAGGTGAACGAAGGCGAGTACATCCTGGAAGCCGCCGAGGCGCAGGGCTACGACTGGCCCTTCTCGTGTCGCGCCGGTGCCTGTGCGAACTGTGCCGCCATCGTTCTCGAAGGCGACATCGACATGGACATGCAGCAGATCCTCAGCGACGAGGAAGTCGAAGACAAAAACGTTCGCCTGACCTGTATCGGCAGCCCGGACGCCGACGAGGTCAAGATCGTCTACAACGCCAAGCACCTCGACTACCTGCAGAACCGCGTCATCTAA
- the hisA gene encoding 1-(5-phosphoribosyl)-5-[(5-phosphoribosylamino)methylideneamino]imidazole-4-carboxamide isomerase — MYPEFEVVPAVDMQDGQVVQLVGGERGTEKTYGDPVEAAQRWVDAGARTLHLVDLDGAFEGERRNAAAIDAVLDAVGADVDVQLGGGIRTAEDAVSLLDRGLDRVILGTAAVETPEIVREISDEHPGSVLVSLDAKDGEVVVSGWTEGTGLDPADAAERYADLGAGGILFTDVDVEGQLEGVRTDPVRRLVDSVDIPVVASGGVATIDDVLALRSAGAAAVVVGSALYEGQFTLDAAIDALAED, encoded by the coding sequence ATGTACCCCGAATTCGAGGTCGTCCCCGCGGTCGACATGCAGGACGGACAGGTGGTCCAGCTGGTCGGCGGCGAACGCGGCACCGAAAAAACCTACGGCGATCCGGTCGAGGCCGCACAGCGGTGGGTCGACGCCGGCGCGCGGACGCTCCATCTCGTCGACCTCGACGGCGCGTTCGAGGGCGAGCGACGGAACGCGGCGGCCATCGACGCCGTCCTCGACGCGGTGGGAGCCGACGTGGACGTGCAACTCGGCGGCGGCATCCGAACCGCCGAGGACGCCGTCTCGCTGCTCGACCGCGGGCTTGACCGCGTCATCCTCGGCACGGCGGCCGTCGAAACGCCGGAGATCGTCCGCGAAATCAGCGACGAACACCCCGGTAGTGTGCTCGTGAGCCTCGACGCGAAGGACGGCGAGGTGGTCGTCTCCGGATGGACCGAAGGCACTGGTCTGGACCCCGCCGACGCCGCCGAGCGGTACGCCGACCTCGGGGCCGGCGGCATCCTCTTCACCGACGTGGATGTCGAGGGGCAGCTCGAGGGGGTTCGGACCGACCCGGTTCGCCGACTGGTCGACAGCGTCGACATCCCCGTCGTCGCCAGCGGCGGCGTGGCAACCATCGACGACGTGCTCGCGCTTCGGTCGGCCGGGGCCGCCGCCGTCGTCGTCGGGAGCGCGCTCTACGAGGGGCAGTTCACGCTCGACGCGGCGATTGACGCGCTCGCCGAGGATTAA
- the pyrE gene encoding orotate phosphoribosyltransferase, translating into MANDDLIAALRDADAVKFGEFELSHGGTSNYYVDKYVFETNPDCLDRIAEAFAERIAEWDTDATLAGVALGAVPLVAVTSVETGIPYVIARKQAKEYGTGNRIEGDLADGEEVIILEDIATTGQSAVDAAEALREAGAIVNRVLVVVDREEGASENLADHDLELSSLVTASDLLADAPDDIDV; encoded by the coding sequence ATGGCAAACGACGACCTCATCGCGGCGCTGCGGGACGCCGACGCCGTCAAGTTCGGGGAGTTCGAGCTCTCCCACGGCGGCACGTCGAACTACTACGTCGACAAGTACGTCTTCGAGACCAACCCCGACTGTCTGGACCGCATCGCCGAGGCCTTCGCCGAGCGCATCGCCGAGTGGGACACGGACGCCACGCTCGCCGGCGTCGCCCTCGGCGCAGTCCCGCTGGTCGCGGTCACCAGTGTCGAGACGGGCATTCCCTACGTCATCGCCCGCAAGCAGGCAAAGGAGTACGGCACGGGCAACCGAATCGAAGGGGATCTGGCCGACGGCGAGGAGGTCATCATCCTCGAAGACATCGCGACGACCGGCCAGAGTGCGGTCGACGCCGCCGAGGCGCTCCGCGAGGCCGGCGCTATCGTCAACCGCGTGCTCGTCGTCGTCGACCGCGAGGAGGGGGCCAGCGAGAACCTCGCCGACCACGACCTCGAACTGTCCTCGCTCGTGACTGCCTCTGACCTGCTCGCCGACGCACCCGACGATATCGACGTATAG
- a CDS encoding transcriptional regulator has protein sequence MSRSALVENVMAMLEDAGFLVSDRCAIRPKSFDIAARRGEDVLLLKILGNIDAFDAQTGGEMRRLGTYLNATPIVVGLRTRDEELKPGVVYFRHGVPVLSPDTAMDLFVEEVPPLIYAAPGGLYVNIDSEILADVRENRDWSLGRLAKELGVSRRTVSKYEDGMDASVEVAAELEDLFDAPLTSPVSVLDGAEEVRDDEPTPDDPAVAPEDEPIVTVFTRIGFEVHPTDRAPFKSVNESDDEHGQVLAGHSAFTETAEKRARIMSSVGEVTRTRSVYVVDELRRESVEGTALIEKEEMENIEDAIDLRDLIMERGEEPEEVA, from the coding sequence ATGTCACGGTCGGCGCTGGTGGAAAACGTCATGGCGATGCTCGAAGACGCTGGCTTCCTCGTCAGCGACCGCTGTGCGATTCGTCCGAAGAGTTTCGACATCGCTGCCCGTCGCGGTGAGGACGTGTTGCTCCTGAAGATACTGGGCAACATCGACGCCTTCGACGCACAGACCGGGGGCGAGATGCGGCGACTGGGCACGTACCTGAATGCTACACCGATCGTAGTCGGACTCCGGACCCGTGACGAGGAACTGAAACCCGGCGTCGTCTACTTCCGGCACGGCGTCCCCGTGCTGTCGCCCGACACCGCGATGGACCTGTTCGTCGAGGAGGTCCCACCGCTCATCTACGCCGCGCCGGGCGGACTCTACGTCAACATCGACTCCGAGATTCTCGCTGACGTGCGCGAGAACCGCGACTGGTCGCTCGGCCGACTGGCAAAGGAACTTGGCGTCTCCCGACGGACGGTCTCGAAATACGAGGACGGAATGGACGCTTCCGTCGAGGTGGCCGCCGAACTGGAGGACCTGTTCGACGCGCCGCTGACCTCGCCGGTGAGCGTCCTCGACGGCGCCGAGGAAGTCCGTGACGACGAGCCGACACCGGACGACCCCGCCGTCGCACCGGAAGACGAGCCGATTGTGACGGTATTCACTCGTATCGGCTTCGAGGTCCACCCGACGGACCGCGCGCCGTTCAAGAGCGTCAACGAGAGCGACGACGAGCACGGGCAAGTCCTTGCCGGTCACTCGGCGTTCACCGAGACGGCCGAGAAGCGAGCCCGCATCATGTCCTCGGTCGGCGAGGTAACCCGGACTCGGTCGGTGTACGTCGTCGACGAACTCCGACGGGAGTCCGTCGAGGGGACCGCGCTCATCGAGAAAGAGGAGATGGAAAACATCGAGGACGCCATCGACCTGCGCGACCTCATTATGGAGCGCGGCGAGGAACCCGAGGAAGTGGCCTGA
- a CDS encoding tRNA(Ile)(2)-agmatinylcytidine synthase, whose protein sequence is MTVVGLDDTDSRERGMCTTYAAASLAESIRDAGGTVERLLLVRLNPAVEHKTRGNAALAVHTDLDADTALELAGDVLDMAETDDPRTNPGAIVADCDPEDVPPQVATFACETIQSIQDPMAATTLADVVGFARCQRGNGRGLVGALAAVGAWAALSDWTYEHIAYRERDRWGTERAVDGESVRDVAAEYYPDVWDTVDRASGYPVCVPRTPCPILYGIRGDDPDACRAVADAIDSEPIARRATFVTNQGTDVHLQDAAVDAVTADSAYRVTGDVVDAPETREGGHVFVTLEGDDTTLDCAAFEPTKGFRDRVRSLRVGDRITACGEVTDGTLKLEKFAVRELVRTEPVTPDCPDCGRSMKSAGRNQGYRCRDCGTSADGKVEQSIERGLERGWYEVPPVARRHIAKPLVRGGFDAPTHPSR, encoded by the coding sequence GTGACTGTCGTCGGCCTCGATGATACGGACTCGCGCGAGCGGGGGATGTGTACGACCTACGCCGCCGCCAGCCTCGCGGAGTCGATACGCGACGCCGGGGGGACCGTCGAGCGACTGCTCCTCGTCCGACTGAACCCTGCCGTTGAGCACAAGACCCGCGGGAACGCGGCGCTGGCAGTGCATACGGACCTCGATGCCGACACGGCGCTTGAACTGGCCGGGGACGTGCTCGACATGGCTGAGACCGACGACCCCCGGACCAACCCCGGCGCTATCGTCGCGGACTGCGACCCCGAAGACGTCCCGCCGCAGGTCGCAACGTTCGCCTGCGAGACAATACAGTCGATACAGGACCCGATGGCCGCGACGACGCTAGCTGACGTGGTCGGGTTCGCCCGCTGTCAGCGGGGCAACGGCCGCGGGCTCGTCGGCGCGCTCGCGGCGGTCGGGGCCTGGGCCGCGCTGTCGGACTGGACCTACGAACACATCGCCTACCGGGAGCGAGACCGGTGGGGCACTGAGCGGGCGGTCGACGGCGAGAGCGTCCGCGACGTAGCGGCCGAGTACTACCCCGACGTGTGGGACACTGTCGACCGTGCATCGGGCTATCCTGTCTGCGTTCCCCGGACGCCGTGTCCGATTCTCTACGGGATCCGCGGCGACGACCCCGACGCCTGCCGCGCCGTTGCCGACGCGATCGACAGCGAACCCATCGCCCGGCGAGCGACGTTCGTGACGAACCAGGGGACGGACGTCCATCTACAGGACGCCGCTGTCGACGCGGTCACGGCTGACAGCGCCTACCGCGTCACCGGCGACGTGGTCGACGCCCCCGAAACGCGGGAGGGCGGACATGTGTTCGTTACGCTCGAGGGCGACGATACGACCCTCGACTGTGCGGCCTTCGAGCCGACAAAGGGCTTTCGCGACCGGGTCCGCTCGCTCAGGGTGGGCGACCGAATCACCGCCTGTGGCGAAGTGACTGACGGCACGCTCAAACTGGAGAAGTTCGCGGTCCGGGAACTCGTTCGGACGGAACCCGTCACGCCGGACTGCCCGGACTGTGGGCGGTCGATGAAATCCGCCGGCCGGAACCAGGGCTATCGGTGTCGGGACTGCGGGACCAGCGCCGACGGCAAGGTCGAGCAGTCAATCGAGCGGGGACTGGAACGCGGCTGGTACGAAGTGCCGCCGGTTGCACGCCGCCACATCGCGAAGCCGCTGGTCCGTGGCGGGTTCGACGCGCCCACTCACCCGTCCCGCTGA
- a CDS encoding DUF7118 family protein, with the protein MARSDTEIESSAGTPDAVENLEQAAEAHDRAQTRVEEVGADALRDCRDIYSELWNLLDSYDGRATGGGDFEAFMEFQGRVGTLTDDLPEDLPERDTFEEIDDFLQQRRLTEGDFEQAREMLSPIGDLVGRLDELDDAREQYKKARTEANRRRDELSDRIDDLERLQRLGDADLDAPVEHLRDPIERYNDAVSEAFTEFRRNTPAKDALAVIDRADAYPLVEFRSPPAELLTYVREHDAGREPIPKLLEYADYSASKLDHYVDDAAALRSAVATRQTYLRRLDAEPVRIDWPPPSADALPWYCREYRSVVARFADESVVAALREVRGLAERDDYERLRESAVARADLTESERERLASGAVEQELSTAREARAAIDDALEIYRPL; encoded by the coding sequence ATGGCGCGATCCGATACTGAGATCGAAAGCAGTGCAGGAACCCCCGACGCCGTCGAGAACCTCGAACAGGCCGCCGAGGCGCACGACCGAGCGCAGACGCGTGTCGAGGAGGTCGGTGCCGACGCGTTGCGTGACTGCCGTGACATCTACAGCGAGCTGTGGAACCTGCTAGACAGCTACGACGGCCGGGCGACCGGCGGCGGCGACTTCGAGGCGTTCATGGAGTTTCAGGGCCGGGTCGGGACGCTGACCGACGATCTCCCCGAGGATCTGCCCGAGCGCGATACCTTCGAAGAAATCGACGATTTCCTCCAGCAGCGGCGACTCACCGAGGGCGATTTCGAGCAGGCCCGCGAGATGCTGTCGCCCATCGGCGACCTCGTCGGGCGACTCGACGAACTCGACGACGCACGCGAGCAGTACAAGAAAGCCCGGACCGAGGCGAACCGTCGACGCGACGAACTGAGCGACCGCATCGACGACCTGGAACGCCTCCAGCGTCTCGGCGACGCCGATCTCGATGCCCCGGTCGAGCATCTCCGTGACCCCATCGAGCGCTACAACGACGCCGTCTCCGAGGCGTTCACCGAGTTTCGCCGCAATACGCCGGCTAAGGACGCGCTGGCAGTTATCGACCGGGCGGACGCGTACCCGCTGGTCGAGTTCCGGTCCCCACCTGCGGAACTGCTGACCTACGTTCGCGAGCACGACGCCGGCCGGGAGCCGATTCCGAAACTACTGGAGTACGCCGACTACTCCGCCTCGAAACTGGACCACTACGTCGACGACGCCGCAGCGCTCCGCAGTGCTGTCGCCACCCGGCAGACGTATCTCCGGCGGCTCGACGCCGAGCCGGTGCGGATCGACTGGCCGCCGCCGTCGGCCGACGCCCTGCCGTGGTATTGCCGAGAGTACCGCTCGGTCGTCGCCCGGTTCGCCGACGAGTCAGTCGTCGCGGCGCTACGGGAGGTGCGTGGACTCGCGGAGCGGGATGACTACGAGCGGCTTCGCGAGAGCGCTGTCGCTCGGGCAGACCTCACAGAATCCGAGCGTGAACGGCTGGCAAGCGGTGCTGTCGAGCAGGAACTATCGACCGCCCGCGAGGCCAGGGCAGCTATCGACGACGCGCTGGAGATTTATCGGCCGCTGTAA
- a CDS encoding A24 family peptidase — protein MLGSIPDLLRLVAVPVFGWAAYRDVKTRRVPNRTWTPLAVLAVVLLLWDAYTVWAGPTAVGQRLFFIRVAISLGFVVPLSYGFWLIGGFGGADAKAFMLVAVLFPVYPVYYLPMPSVALPLQQSAIGVFSLTILSNTVLAGIVYPLAVAAGNLARGRFSLAMFIGRPVAAANVTEEYGRLLESPDGFDRGGLDLDALRMYLQWRGCSLADIRADPEQHRLPTSIPAVPNDPGDGSLATDGGDSVSGDVAEPSANDIGADGMDHPDHIDDPWGAERFLNDIDHSAYGTSPDQLRDGLDVLVEEDEVWISPGIPFLVPMFAGLVVSLTYGDVLFSLLQAVGLA, from the coding sequence GTGCTCGGGTCGATACCGGACCTGCTTCGGCTGGTCGCCGTCCCGGTGTTCGGGTGGGCGGCCTACCGCGACGTGAAAACCCGCCGGGTGCCCAACCGGACCTGGACCCCGCTTGCCGTGCTGGCGGTCGTGCTCCTGCTGTGGGACGCCTACACCGTCTGGGCCGGCCCGACAGCGGTCGGCCAGCGGCTGTTCTTCATCAGAGTCGCGATCAGTCTCGGCTTCGTCGTTCCGCTGTCGTACGGTTTCTGGCTCATCGGCGGGTTCGGCGGGGCCGACGCGAAGGCGTTCATGCTCGTCGCCGTCCTCTTTCCCGTCTATCCGGTGTACTACCTGCCAATGCCAAGCGTCGCGCTCCCGCTCCAGCAGAGCGCTATCGGCGTGTTCTCGCTGACGATCCTCTCGAACACTGTGCTTGCTGGCATCGTCTACCCGCTTGCCGTCGCTGCCGGGAACCTCGCCCGTGGTCGTTTTTCGCTGGCGATGTTCATCGGGCGGCCCGTCGCCGCCGCCAACGTCACCGAGGAGTACGGCCGCCTGCTCGAATCCCCCGACGGCTTCGACCGCGGCGGCCTCGACCTCGACGCCCTCCGGATGTACCTCCAGTGGCGCGGCTGCTCGCTTGCTGACATCCGTGCCGATCCCGAGCAGCATCGGCTGCCGACCTCCATCCCAGCGGTCCCGAACGACCCCGGCGACGGCTCGCTGGCGACCGACGGCGGCGACTCGGTGTCCGGCGATGTGGCCGAACCGTCAGCGAACGACATCGGGGCCGATGGGATGGACCACCCCGACCACATCGACGACCCCTGGGGTGCCGAGCGGTTCCTGAACGACATCGACCACTCCGCCTACGGCACGTCGCCGGACCAGCTCCGCGACGGGCTGGACGTGCTCGTCGAAGAAGACGAGGTGTGGATTTCGCCCGGGATTCCGTTCCTCGTCCCGATGTTCGCCGGGCTTGTCGTCTCGCTCACCTACGGCGACGTGCTGTTCTCGCTGTTGCAGGCTGTTGGGCTCGCGTGA
- the glmM gene encoding phosphoglucosamine mutase, with the protein MQVFGSSGVRGVAGDELTPRYVRVAQAAGDVWRDDHDRVAIARDTRTTGRTFINAATSGLTAVGFDVDRLGVVPTPGLQAYCERESVPGVMITASHNPAAYNGVKLIGADGVELTRDTLDHVEQSLRDDTPTYADWETVGSDTAIASARRRYREQVLSAVDRDRIADADLTVVVDPGHGAGSLTSPDLFRELGCEVHTVNTQPDGHFPGRDPEPVAENLGDLRAFVRATDADLGFAHDGDADRGMFVDETGTHIEGDAALAALAAAKIESGDGVVSAVNASQRLVDVVEDAGATLSLTPIGSTYIVSRIRKLQDEGTHVAIAGEGNGGILFPDYRIARDGAFTAAKFLELVAERPASEVAADYDDYYNVRRNLEYETEDEREAMLEGIEAHANDATADLDTTDGYRLDYGDGWVLARPSGTEPVVRVYAEARTLDRAEELAETMVRRATQQADTYSGR; encoded by the coding sequence ATGCAAGTGTTCGGGTCGAGTGGCGTCCGAGGTGTCGCGGGCGATGAGCTGACACCGCGGTACGTCCGGGTTGCACAGGCCGCCGGGGACGTCTGGCGTGACGACCACGACCGCGTCGCGATCGCCCGGGATACGCGGACGACCGGGCGGACGTTTATCAACGCCGCGACAAGCGGGCTGACGGCCGTCGGGTTCGACGTCGACCGCCTCGGCGTCGTGCCGACACCGGGGTTGCAGGCCTACTGCGAGCGTGAGTCGGTCCCGGGCGTGATGATTACCGCGAGTCACAATCCGGCCGCGTACAACGGCGTGAAGCTCATCGGCGCGGACGGCGTCGAACTGACGCGGGACACGCTCGACCACGTCGAGCAGTCCCTCCGGGACGACACCCCGACCTACGCGGACTGGGAGACAGTCGGGTCCGACACCGCCATCGCCAGCGCTCGCCGCCGCTACCGCGAGCAGGTGCTGTCTGCCGTCGACCGCGACCGCATCGCCGACGCCGACCTCACTGTCGTCGTCGACCCCGGCCACGGCGCTGGCTCGCTGACGAGCCCCGACCTGTTCCGCGAACTCGGCTGTGAGGTCCACACTGTCAACACCCAGCCCGACGGCCACTTCCCCGGCCGCGACCCCGAACCCGTCGCCGAGAACCTCGGAGACCTCCGGGCGTTCGTCCGCGCGACCGACGCCGACCTCGGATTCGCCCACGACGGCGACGCCGACCGCGGGATGTTCGTCGACGAGACCGGAACCCATATCGAAGGTGACGCCGCACTGGCCGCGCTCGCGGCGGCGAAAATCGAGTCGGGCGACGGCGTCGTCTCGGCGGTCAACGCCTCCCAGCGGCTGGTCGACGTCGTCGAGGACGCCGGCGCGACCCTCTCGCTCACCCCCATCGGCTCGACGTACATCGTCAGCCGCATCCGCAAACTGCAGGACGAGGGGACCCACGTCGCGATTGCCGGCGAAGGCAACGGCGGCATCCTCTTCCCCGACTACCGCATCGCCAGAGACGGGGCGTTCACCGCCGCGAAGTTCCTCGAACTCGTCGCCGAGCGGCCCGCGAGCGAGGTGGCCGCGGACTACGACGACTACTACAACGTCCGGCGAAACCTCGAATACGAGACCGAAGACGAGCGCGAAGCGATGCTCGAAGGCATCGAGGCCCACGCGAACGACGCGACGGCCGACCTCGACACGACGGACGGCTATCGCCTCGACTACGGCGACGGTTGGGTGCTCGCCCGACCGTCCGGCACGGAGCCCGTCGTCCGGGTCTACGCCGAAGCGCGCACGCTCGACCGCGCCGAAGAGCTGGCCGAAACGATGGTGAGGCGAGCAACCCAGCAGGCTGACACTTACAGCGGCCGATAA
- a CDS encoding inorganic phosphate transporter, whose product MVEVLFALGVLVAIFVGFNIGGSSTGVAFGPAVGSDTLSKLSAAALMTIFALAGGLIVGPEVVESLGSDLVETAFSPLISIVVLFFIGVALFLSNVVGVPASTSMTAVGAIAGLGLARGTLNAALMLEIVSWWLVSPIIAFWVSGVIGRYFYPRLVEWFAVSQSEGSLLDFDRSGSIPRPSLGENTTPREFVGTVVVIGIGCYMAFSAGASNVANAVAPLVGNGSLDMYPAILLGGGAIGLGAFTIARRTMDTVGNDLTDLPLVAAIVVAAVASTIVTFLSALGIPASFVIIATMSIVGLGWGRATRTTSLSDTVQGETPVASVGALTTDAEAADAPTVGGKKGTPKPAETEPIGEESREDIPSASDLFEPGTTARVIFLQNIVPSIATLAAYLVFKFLPIA is encoded by the coding sequence ATGGTCGAAGTTCTCTTTGCCCTCGGTGTTCTGGTGGCTATCTTCGTCGGGTTCAATATCGGGGGCTCTTCGACGGGTGTCGCGTTCGGGCCTGCAGTCGGGTCAGATACGCTTTCGAAACTGTCCGCGGCGGCCCTGATGACCATCTTCGCGCTGGCTGGGGGACTCATCGTCGGCCCGGAAGTCGTCGAAAGCCTCGGGAGTGACCTCGTCGAGACCGCCTTCTCCCCGCTCATCAGCATCGTCGTGCTGTTTTTCATCGGTGTCGCGCTGTTTCTCTCGAACGTGGTCGGCGTCCCGGCGTCGACCTCGATGACGGCTGTCGGCGCTATCGCCGGTCTCGGCCTCGCTCGCGGGACGCTAAACGCCGCCCTGATGCTCGAAATCGTCTCGTGGTGGCTCGTCTCCCCGATCATCGCCTTCTGGGTCAGCGGGGTCATCGGCCGGTACTTCTACCCGCGCCTCGTCGAGTGGTTCGCTGTCTCCCAGAGCGAGGGGTCGCTACTGGATTTCGACCGGTCCGGTTCGATTCCACGGCCGTCACTTGGGGAGAACACGACACCGCGTGAGTTCGTCGGGACCGTCGTCGTCATCGGTATCGGCTGTTACATGGCCTTCTCGGCGGGCGCGTCGAACGTTGCCAACGCCGTCGCCCCCCTCGTGGGGAACGGCTCGCTAGATATGTACCCGGCTATCCTGCTCGGCGGTGGCGCTATCGGCCTCGGTGCCTTTACCATCGCCCGTCGAACGATGGACACGGTCGGCAACGACCTGACCGACCTCCCGCTGGTCGCCGCCATCGTGGTTGCGGCAGTTGCCTCCACCATCGTCACCTTCCTCTCCGCGCTGGGTATCCCGGCGAGTTTCGTCATCATCGCCACGATGAGCATCGTCGGGCTCGGCTGGGGCCGTGCAACGCGAACGACGAGCCTCTCCGACACTGTGCAGGGCGAGACGCCCGTCGCGTCTGTCGGTGCGCTGACCACCGACGCGGAAGCCGCGGATGCGCCGACTGTCGGCGGGAAAAAGGGGACGCCGAAGCCGGCCGAGACCGAACCCATCGGCGAGGAATCGCGGGAGGACATCCCGTCGGCGTCGGACCTGTTCGAACCCGGGACCACCGCCAGAGTGATTTTCCTTCAGAACATCGTCCCCTCGATCGCGACGCTCGCGGCGTATCTGGTATTCAAGTTTTTGCCGATTGCCTGA
- a CDS encoding glutathione S-transferase N-terminal domain-containing protein encodes MANLELYELEGCPYCAKVIKKLDELGLDYESHMVPRSHGDRTEVKEVSGQTGVPVLVDEDNGVDGMPESDDIVEYLEETYGQ; translated from the coding sequence ATGGCTAATCTCGAACTCTACGAACTCGAAGGCTGTCCGTACTGTGCGAAGGTAATCAAGAAACTCGACGAGCTGGGCCTCGACTACGAATCCCACATGGTCCCGCGGTCCCACGGCGATCGGACCGAAGTGAAGGAGGTTTCGGGCCAGACGGGCGTTCCCGTCCTCGTCGACGAGGACAACGGCGTCGACGGGATGCCTGAATCCGACGACATCGTCGAGTACCTCGAAGAAACGTACGGGCAGTAG